The stretch of DNA GCCGGGCCGCTACCGACCACCACACGCTGATCTGTCGTTCGCCCGAGGACGAGCCGGCGGTCGTCACGGCGGTCGCCAAGTGGCTCGCCGACAACGCGGGCCACGCCTGGCGTCGGCTGCGATTCGAGTCGATCGACGCCGACGATCGGGCGCTGAATCACCTCGAGCGGTTGCTGGTCGAGGCGGGCCTCGACGCCGAGCGCGTCAACGACTGCGGCAGTTTTCACGTCGAGATGGCGCCCGACGGCGTTGAGCCGGCGTGGGACAACTACCTGGCGACCCTCTCGAAGAACCGCCGCAAGCGGCTGCGTCGCTGGGAGCGTGAGTGGTTCGACACGGGCCGCGCCGTGGTGCGTGTCGTAGCAACGGAAGCCGAGCGCGCTGAGCTATGGCCGCTCCTTGTGAAGCTCCATCACGAGCGCCGCGCGGCGCTCGGATACGTCGGCGTGTTCGACGACCAGCGATTCAACCGATTCCACCAACTTGCTAGCGAGCGTTTGCTCGCGGCGGGGCAATTGCGGCTCGCGCTGCTCGAACTCGACGGCGAGCCCGCGGCAGTGGACTACGTCCTGCAAGACGCCCGTTCGCTGTACGTCTACCAAGGCGGCATCTCCGACGCCGGCGTCGAGCTAGAAGCCGGCCACCTGCTGCAGCTCGACTCGTCGCGCACCTCCCTCGCCGAGGGCCGCACGCAAGTCGATCTCTTGCGCGGCGACGAGCCCTACAAGCTCAGCTGGGGCGCTGCCCATCGCCCCGCAACCACGCTCCACGTCCGCCCACGCGACACGGCTGGCACGCTAGAGCGACTAGCGGGCGCCGCCTACCGCTGGGCCCGCGACGCCCGCCGATCGGCCGCCGAGCACAACGCCAACGCCAGCATCCCCAACCCCGCCGAGGCGGGCTCGGGGATCGCCGCGATGCTCGATACGAAGATTCCCTGAGACCCGTCCGTGAAGCGGGCCGCGAAGGCGACTTCGCCTCGCTCATTGAAGCCGCTGGCGCCGTCCCGATCGAGGATTGCGCCGAACAGGTTGACTTCGCGGAGGTCGGGGG from Botrimarina mediterranea encodes:
- a CDS encoding GNAT family N-acetyltransferase, whose product is MPLEVLNTLGALRRLESEWRTLALPTPMQSPDWLVSWWEAFGEQDPSCELATLAVRDDTGVLIGLAPWCLKSRAIAGGTLRFLGDGRAATDHHTLICRSPEDEPAVVTAVAKWLADNAGHAWRRLRFESIDADDRALNHLERLLVEAGLDAERVNDCGSFHVEMAPDGVEPAWDNYLATLSKNRRKRLRRWEREWFDTGRAVVRVVATEAERAELWPLLVKLHHERRAALGYVGVFDDQRFNRFHQLASERLLAAGQLRLALLELDGEPAAVDYVLQDARSLYVYQGGISDAGVELEAGHLLQLDSSRTSLAEGRTQVDLLRGDEPYKLSWGAAHRPATTLHVRPRDTAGTLERLAGAAYRWARDARRSAAEHNANASIPNPAEAGSGIAAMLDTKIP